The following is a genomic window from Kitasatospora fiedleri.
TGGTACGGAGCCTGGCCCGGGTACGGGGCCTGCCCCTGGAAGGGCGCCTGGCCCGGGTACGGGACCTGGCCCTGCGGGGGGACCGGGGTGCCCTTGGCGCGGTTCATCATCGACCGGACGAAGTTGGCGACCAGCACGATCGGAACGATGAACGCCTTGAAGATGATCAGGTACTCGCTGCCCTCGAAGAAGAAAGCGAGGTAGACGCCGTAGCCGAAGAACGCGGCACCGGCGAGGCCGCTGAAGATTCGCAGACCGGTGCTCAGGCCGGAGGCGGGGACGAGAGCGGTGCAGATCGTTATCAGACCGCTGATCATCAGCAGGACGACGTACCAGGAGAAGCCCGGGTTGAGGCTGAAGTCAATGTTCACAGAAATCCCAAACTGGACATAAGGTGTGCATAAAGAGTCGATCGGTTGACGTACCGTACCGGAGTCCCGCCCTTCCGGTCGCCCCGGTTCTCCCGCCGGTTCGAGAACCCGGAGAAAGGCTCCCGGGGAAAGCGGGACCCACCGTCGAAAAGGGCGCCAAAACGGGCGGCCGCCCGTCGGCCCGGCCGAACCGGGACGCCGCCCTCCTGATAGCGTCCCGGCCGTGTCCCCTTCCCCTGCTTCCCCCGCCCCGCTGTACGCCGCCGCCGACATCCACGGTCACCGCACGGAGTTCCGCGACGCACTGCGGGAGGCGGGGCTGACCGGCGAGGACGGGGGCTGGACCGGCGGGCGGGCCCGGCTGTGGCTGCTGGGGGACTACGTCGACCGGGGGCCGGACGGGATCGGGGTGATCGAGGACGTCCGGCGGCTCGCCGAGCAGGCCGCGGACGCCGGCGGCCGGGTAGGGGCGCTGCTGGGCAACCACGAGGTGCAGCTGCTCGCCGCCCACCGCTTCGGCACCGCGCCCGTACCCGGGTGGAGCCAGCCCGGCGGGTTCCACGGCGGCTGGGCCCGGTTCGGCGGACAGGAGCGCGACCTGCGCCGACTGACCCCCGACCACCTGGACTGGCTCGCCGCACTCCCCGCCGCCGTCCTGGTCGACGACCACCTGCTGGTGCACTCCGACACCACCCAGTACCTCGAACTCGGCACCGGGATCGACGACGTCAACCGCGCCGCCGCCACCGCCCTGACCGACGAACGCCCCGGCGCCTGGCTGGAGTTCAGCCGCCGGATGAGCTCCCGCGGCTCCTTCCGGAACGCCCGGTCCGCCGATCCCGGCGACCCGGTCGCCCGGATACTGGACGCCCTGGGCGGCACCGTCCTGGTGCACGGCCACAGCACCCTCACCAAGCACTTCGGCATCCCCCCGGAGCACGTCCGGGAGGCGCTGCGCTACGCCGAGGACCGGGTCGTCGCCATCGACGGCGGCGTGTACGAGGGCGGTCGCATCCTGCTCACCCGCCTGGTCTGAGCCCGCTGGTCTGAGCCGCCCCGGTCGCCCCCGCGTCCCCGTGGCTCCGCGTCCCCGCGCCCTCGCGTCCTCGCGTCCTCGCGCTCCAGCTCCGCCGCGCGGGCCCGGTCCACCCCGAGTTGCCGTTCTCCGTCCGGGCGGGGCTCCGTCGGCGGGCCGTCGGCCGACCGGGGTGCGGCCGCGTCCGTGGCTGGTGGACACCGTCAGTTCCCTTGCGGAACAGGCCGGTTGGCGGCTTACTGACCGGTAGTCAATTGATCTTGGTCGCTGCTATCGTGCCTGCGGAAGTTCCGATGCGAGTACGGAGACAAGGGGAGATTCATGCGCACGTCACAGCGGAGGGCCGCCCTCGCGCTCAGCGTTCTGGCCATGACCGCGGGGATGGTGTCCGTCTCCGCTCCGGCCGAGGCCGCCAGCACCCCGAGCGGGGCCTGCGGCAGCGGCTACTACCAGATCGACCACCACGCCCTCGGCTCGGTGGCCGACATCTACCTGTTCTACAACGGGTCGAGCAACTGCGCCGTCACCTGGGTGCGCAGCCCGACCGGGACCAGGACGTACGACCTGCGGGTACACATAGACCGGGAGAGCGACCTGGTGGGCTCCGCCGACGGGGGCTACTACAAGTACTACGCCGGCCCGGTCAAGCTCAGCGCCAAGGGCACCTGCATCTCGTGGGGCGGCTACGCGGAGGGCATCAACTGGGGCTCCGACTGGGAGCACTGCGGCTGACCGACCTCCGCCGCAACCCGCCCGGCCGGTTCGCGGCGCGGCAACCACCCGCGCGCGTCCGGTCCGGCCCGGCGGGGCCTTCGGGCCAGGTGAGGGCCAGGTGAGGGTCAGGTGCGGGTCAGCCGGTGGCGGGACTCCACCGCCGCGACGGTCTTCTTCAGCGCGTTGCCCAGGACGCCCCTGCCGACGCTGCCCAGCAGCAGGCCGGTGATCCGGCCCCTGAGGTTCTTGCCCTCGCGGACCACCACCGCGTCCAGCCGGGTCGTGCCGTCGGGCAGCGGGGTGAAGGTGTAGGTGTGGCCCGAGGCGCCGCCCCAGAGGTTGGAGTCGACCGTGGTCATCACCACGCGGTGCGGGTCGGACCAGTCGTAGCGCAGCCGTTCCCAGACGCCGCCGGAGCCCTCGGTGACCTCGGCGTGGTCGGGGCCCTCCGTGTGGACCCGGAGGAACTCGTCGGCGCTGTTGGGGAACAGCTCCCGGCGGCCCGGGGTGAAGTCGGTGAGGCACGCCACGAACTGCTCCGGGGTGGCCAGGGTCCGCTCGGTGAAGTGGATGGTTGCCATGGGGTTTCTCCCTGCGCTCCTCGCGTCGGTCTGCCGGACGGCCCCCAGACTGCCCGGTGCCCGCACCCCGTCGAGCCGGTGCCGGACCCTGGCCCGGGCCGACCCGTGCCCGGCCCGGGTACGGGACCCGGGGACCAGGGTCCGGCACCGGCTCGACGGGCCCGCGGTCCGGGGATCGTGGTCGGTGGGACGCCGACCGGCGTCCCGGGCCGCAGAGGAGCCGACGATGGTGGAATTCAAGATCGAGGTCGTGGTCGTCCCGGTTTCGGACGTGGACCGGGCCAAGGAGTTCTGGACCCGGATCGGGTTC
Proteins encoded in this region:
- a CDS encoding metallophosphoesterase codes for the protein MSPSPASPAPLYAAADIHGHRTEFRDALREAGLTGEDGGWTGGRARLWLLGDYVDRGPDGIGVIEDVRRLAEQAADAGGRVGALLGNHEVQLLAAHRFGTAPVPGWSQPGGFHGGWARFGGQERDLRRLTPDHLDWLAALPAAVLVDDHLLVHSDTTQYLELGTGIDDVNRAAATALTDERPGAWLEFSRRMSSRGSFRNARSADPGDPVARILDALGGTVLVHGHSTLTKHFGIPPEHVREALRYAEDRVVAIDGGVYEGGRILLTRLV
- a CDS encoding serine/threonine protein kinase, which codes for MTAGMVSVSAPAEAASTPSGACGSGYYQIDHHALGSVADIYLFYNGSSNCAVTWVRSPTGTRTYDLRVHIDRESDLVGSADGGYYKYYAGPVKLSAKGTCISWGGYAEGINWGSDWEHCG
- a CDS encoding SRPBCC family protein; protein product: MATIHFTERTLATPEQFVACLTDFTPGRRELFPNSADEFLRVHTEGPDHAEVTEGSGGVWERLRYDWSDPHRVVMTTVDSNLWGGASGHTYTFTPLPDGTTRLDAVVVREGKNLRGRITGLLLGSVGRGVLGNALKKTVAAVESRHRLTRT